A region of Phyllostomus discolor isolate MPI-MPIP mPhyDis1 chromosome 15, mPhyDis1.pri.v3, whole genome shotgun sequence DNA encodes the following proteins:
- the MTARC2 gene encoding mitochondrial amidoxime reducing component 2 isoform X3, whose protein sequence is MGAVGSSVLNRLGVPPPRSPAQPRSAWLAAAALGLAAVALGTVVWRRTRSRRPRRLRQVGTVAQLWIYPVKSCKGVAVSEAECTPFGLRQGHLRDRFWLVIDETGNMVTARQEPRLVVISMTSEGDALTLHAPSMEDLLLPLRTPSAGAVWKCRVHGLEIQGRDCGEAAARWVTGFLKTRPCRLVHFEPHMRPRKSHQIKDVFRPTDQVAYADASPLLVLSEASLADLNGRLQQKVKAANFRPNIVVSGCAGYAEDSWNELRVGGVELRRVMACSSYRLCDPSEQKLYGKSPLFGQYFAPESPGTIKVGDPVYLLGP, encoded by the exons ATGGGCGCTGTGGGCTCCTCGGTGCTGAACCGCCTTGGTGTCCCACCGCCACGATCGCCCGCGCAGCCCAGGTCCGCCTGGCTCGCAGCGGCAGCACTGGGACTGGCCGCGGTGGCGCTGGGGACGGTCGTCTGGCGCCGCACGCGGTCCAGGCGGCCGCGGCGGCTGCGGCAGGTGGGCACCGTGGCGCAGCTGTGGATCTACCCGGTCAAGTCCTGCAAGGGGGTGGCGGTGAGCGAGGCCGAGTGCACCCCCTTTGGGCTGCGCCAGGGGCACCTGCGGGACAG GTTTTGGCTGGTGATTGATGAGACGGGGAACATGGTGACCGCTCGCCAGGAACCTCGCCTGGTCGTGATTTCCATGACCAGTGAGGGGGACGCCCTGACCCTCCATGCACCCTCCATGGAGGACCTGCTGCTGCCCCTCAGGACGCCCTCCGCAGGCGCGGTGTGGAAGTGCAG GGTTCACGGCCTGGAGATCCAGGGCAGGGACTGCGGCGAGGCGGCGGCCCGGTGGGTCACCGGCTTCCTGAAGACCCGGCCCTGCCGCCTGGTGCATTTCGAGCCTCACATGCGGCCCAGGAAGTCCCACCAGATAAAGGACGTGTTCCGGCCCACAGACCAG GTCGCTTACGCCGACGCCAGCCCACTCCTGGTCCTCTCGGAGGCCTCGCTGGCGGACCTCAACGGCCGGCTGCAGCAGAAGGTCAAAGCCGCCAACTTCAGGCCCAATATCGTCGTTTCGGGGTGTGCCGGCTACGCGGAG GATTCGTGGAACGAGCTTCGTGTTGGAGGTGTGGAGCTGAGGAGGGTGATGGCTTGTTCCAG CTACCGCCTGTGTGACCCTTCTGAACAGAAACTGTATGGAAAATCGCCTCTCTTTGGACAGTACTTTGCCCCGGAAAGCCCGGGCACCATCAAAGTGGGAGACCCCGTGTACCTGCTGGGCCCCTGA
- the MTARC2 gene encoding mitochondrial amidoxime reducing component 2 isoform X1, with the protein MGAVGSSVLNRLGVPPPRSPAQPRSAWLAAAALGLAAVALGTVVWRRTRSRRPRRLRQVGTVAQLWIYPVKSCKGVAVSEAECTPFGLRQGHLRDRFWLVIDETGNMVTARQEPRLVVISMTSEGDALTLHAPSMEDLLLPLRTPSAGAVWKCRVHGLEIQGRDCGEAAARWVTGFLKTRPCRLVHFEPHMRPRKSHQIKDVFRPTDQVAYADASPLLVLSEASLADLNGRLQQKVKAANFRPNIVVSGCAGYAEDSWNELRVGGVELRRVMACSRCVLTTVDPDTGAMSRKEPLETLKSYRLCDPSEQKLYGKSPLFGQYFAPESPGTIKVGDPVYLLGP; encoded by the exons ATGGGCGCTGTGGGCTCCTCGGTGCTGAACCGCCTTGGTGTCCCACCGCCACGATCGCCCGCGCAGCCCAGGTCCGCCTGGCTCGCAGCGGCAGCACTGGGACTGGCCGCGGTGGCGCTGGGGACGGTCGTCTGGCGCCGCACGCGGTCCAGGCGGCCGCGGCGGCTGCGGCAGGTGGGCACCGTGGCGCAGCTGTGGATCTACCCGGTCAAGTCCTGCAAGGGGGTGGCGGTGAGCGAGGCCGAGTGCACCCCCTTTGGGCTGCGCCAGGGGCACCTGCGGGACAG GTTTTGGCTGGTGATTGATGAGACGGGGAACATGGTGACCGCTCGCCAGGAACCTCGCCTGGTCGTGATTTCCATGACCAGTGAGGGGGACGCCCTGACCCTCCATGCACCCTCCATGGAGGACCTGCTGCTGCCCCTCAGGACGCCCTCCGCAGGCGCGGTGTGGAAGTGCAG GGTTCACGGCCTGGAGATCCAGGGCAGGGACTGCGGCGAGGCGGCGGCCCGGTGGGTCACCGGCTTCCTGAAGACCCGGCCCTGCCGCCTGGTGCATTTCGAGCCTCACATGCGGCCCAGGAAGTCCCACCAGATAAAGGACGTGTTCCGGCCCACAGACCAG GTCGCTTACGCCGACGCCAGCCCACTCCTGGTCCTCTCGGAGGCCTCGCTGGCGGACCTCAACGGCCGGCTGCAGCAGAAGGTCAAAGCCGCCAACTTCAGGCCCAATATCGTCGTTTCGGGGTGTGCCGGCTACGCGGAG GATTCGTGGAACGAGCTTCGTGTTGGAGGTGTGGAGCTGAGGAGGGTGATGGCTTGTTCCAG GTGCGTTCTGACGACAGTGGACCCGGACACTGGCGCCATGAGCAGGAAGGAGCCGCTGGAGACGCTGAAGAG CTACCGCCTGTGTGACCCTTCTGAACAGAAACTGTATGGAAAATCGCCTCTCTTTGGACAGTACTTTGCCCCGGAAAGCCCGGGCACCATCAAAGTGGGAGACCCCGTGTACCTGCTGGGCCCCTGA